TCGGGGCGGCGCTTCTGCGGGTAGACCGTGCGCCCCTCGGCGAGGTCGGCGACGAACGTCGCGATCCGTCGGGCACGGGTCTCGGGGCGCTTGGCGCCGGTGACGCGGTACAGGACCGCGAACCGGTTCTGGGACGTCAGCGCGTCGAACCACGCGCGAGCGGTCGGCACCGCGTCGAGTGCCGCCGCGAGGTCGTCGGGGACCTCGATGGTCGCGGGACCGCGGTACGCCGCGTCCCACCGGCCGTCGGCCTGCGCGGCGGCGACCTGGGCGCGACCCGCCTCGTGCATGCGTCCCTCGCGCTCGAGACGCGCGACGCGGTCGACGTTGACCGCCGACCACGCACTGCGCGGCCGACGCGGCGTCATGCGCTGCAGGCTGCTGTGCTCGTCGCGGCTGCGCCGCTGCCCGTCGATCCACCCGAAGCACAGCGCCTCGTCGACCGCCTGGTCGTACGTCAGCTCCGTGACCGTGCCGCCCTTCTTGTGGGTCACGAGCCACACCCCGGTCGGCTGCGCGTGGTGCTCGACGAGCCACGCCCGCCACGCGCTCGCGTCGGGGACCAGCAGCACGGGAAGGTCATCAGCCACCCCCCGATCCTCCACCCCACCACCCACACCTCCCGCGACCACCTCGCGCTCGTCGAGTCCCGCGTCAGCCCCCGGCGGGCGGATGCGCACGCGGGGAGGGCTGAGGTCACTCGCCGGTGAGATGGCCGCGGAGCTCGATCACCTCGAACTCCTCGCCCTGGTCGACGGTGTGGGTCGTGCCCTCGACGTCACGCCACCGGCCGCTCGGGTCCATGTCGAGCCGGTAGCGGCCGCTCCAGGCGGTCGTGAGGGAGATGGTCCGCCGTCCCAGGTCGAGGTACGTGTGCGTCACGACGAACGCCGGGTAGGGGCGCCCCGGGTCCGCCGTGACCACGGTCTCGCCGTCACCGAAGTCCCAGGTGTACGACTCCGGAGTCACGACGACGTCGACGCCGTACTCGCCGAACAGCACCGTGCGGAGCTCCTGGTCCTCGGGCTCCGCGAAGACGATCGTCGGCTTCCTATGTCTGGCCCCGGAGGTCGACGGCGGCCGCCTCGATCGACCAGCGGCCGTCCCGCCACACCACATGCATGTCCGCCACGACGCGCGACGTCTTCGGGAAGTCCTCGACGACCGCGCCGCTCGCATCGAGCGTCGCGGACGGGTGCTCGGTGAATCGAAGCAGCACGCCGTACTCGCCTGCACGGATCTCCGTGGCGCGGGTCTCCGTGAACTCGATCCGCCCACCCACGGAGTGCTGCCCTTCCGACAGGTCCTCCACCATGTCGCCGGCGTTGGCGCAGTAGTCGCAGAACTCGCCGCTCAGGCTGTTCCACGCCTCGAGGTCCCCCGTGGCTTGCGCGTAGGGGAACAACGACATGAAGTACTGCGCGACCTCGAGGGCCGCATCGCTCGACGGTGGTCCAGACAAGCCCTTCGGAGACTTCGGGGGAACTGACGCGTCGAACTCGGCGGCCTCCGGCGACGGGGAGGGTGTCGGTCTCGCGCTCGGGGTCGGGGTCGGCGACGGCGACGGTGCCGCCACGGTCGTGATCGTCGGGCCGGGATCGGGTTGTTCCCCGCTGCAGGCGGTGAGACCGAGCGTCGCCACGATCAGTGCGGTCGCGAGTGCCCCCACGCATGCGCAGGAACCTACCGAAACCGGGCAGCGCCGTGGGCCGGACCCTCCTCCCTGTGGACAGGCCCGCCCGGTCGCTCGCGAGTCGGGCGTGGAGTCGTGCGTTTCTCGCCAAGTCGTGCAGACGAACGCACGAGTCGGCGAGAAACGCACGACTTCGCGGGGTGGGGCGGGGTGGCGGCGCGGTGGGGTGGGGTCAGCGGGTGAGGGTGCGGAGGACGGCTTCCGCCTCGTCGTGGCGGCCCGCGGCGCGCAGGACCGTGACCAGGGTGGAGGCGGCCTCGCCGCGGGGGCCGGGCCGGTGCGCGAGCGAGAAGCCCTCGACCGCCGACTCCAGGTTCCACACGGCCTCGTCGACCTGGCCGAGGCCGTCGTGCAGGCGACCCGCGAGCCAGAACGCGTGCGCCGCGTCCACGACGTGCCCCGCGCCCGCGTAGGCCTCGGCGGCGCGGGTCGCGCGCGCGGCGGCTGCCGCGGCCTGTGCCGGACCGGTGGAGGCGAGGACGCGGGCGGCGGTGTCGTCGAGGTCGGCGCGGGCGCGGCGGCGCACGGCGTCGGCGCGGGCGGCGAGCTCGGCGCCCGCGGCCGCGGCGGCGGGGTCCGCAGCGCCCGCACCCCCGCCGGTGAGCGCTCCGGCACCGCCGGCAGCTGCGGCGGCGTCTGCGGAGTCGAGGTCCACGAGGAGGGCATCGACCGCCTCGAGCACGGCGTCGGCGCCGCCCGTGGCGGACGCGGCGGGGGCCCACGCGACGACGACGGCCGTGACGATCTCGGGTGCCGCTCCCCCGGCCCGCAGGCGAGCGACGGCCGCCGGGTAGGTCGCGGCGGCACCCTCCTCGTCGCCGGCCTCCTGCGCGCAGCGCGCGGCCTCGGCGAGCGCCAGGCCGGCGTCGGCGAGGCGACCCTCCGCCTCGGCGGCGGCGGACGCCTCGAGCCACGCGGCGGCGGCCGCGACCAGGTCGCCCGAGCGCACCAGACGCTCCGCGCGGTCCACGGCGGACTCACCGCCACCCGAGACCGGTCCGGCATCGTCGAGCAGCAGGCCGGGGAGCGAGGCGGGGTCGGCGCCCAGCGGCCCGAGCGGCCCGTCGGTGAGCAGCACGTCCGCCTCGTCGGGCGCGGCGGACGAGCCCAGGGAAGGGACGGGCGACGGCGCGGCGCCCGTCGGGATGACCGCGAGGTCCAGGGTCACGTCGGCGGGGCGGGTCGCGCGCGCCTCGGCAAGCCGCCGGGCGAACCGGTCGGTGCCGTTGCGGGCGTCGAACGCCGCCGCGAGCGCGGTCGCCTCGGCGACGCACCACGCGTGCAACGCGGCGACGTCGGACGCGGGCACCCCGTCGAGCGCGACGTGGTGCCCCGCGGCGTCGGGCAGGAGGGCCGCGGTGCCGGCGACCACGTCGGTGAGGAAGCCGAACCGACCGTGCGGGGTGTCGGCCTCGAGCAGCAGGTGCGCGTCCTCGGTGAGCGCGCGCAGCGCCCGGCGGGTCTGCCCGCCGCGGGCCAGGAGAACGAACCGCGAGCCGCGTGCGCTCGTCATGTCGGACGGCGCGCCCGCGAGCGCGGCGACCGCGCGCCGGTGCGCCACGACGGCCTGCTCGGCCCGGCCCGCGTCGAGGTGGATCAGCGCGAGCGTGGACAGCATGTCGGCGGGTTCGGTCGCGCAGGTCGCGCCCGAGTCGAGGGTCGCCTGGATGAGGCGTGCGGCCTCGTCGTCGTCCCCGCGTTCCACGAGGTACGACGCGCGGTCGCCCGGGTCGCACGCGTGGCACTGCGAGTAGTCGTCGCGCGGCGTGCGGACCCACTCCTCGAACAGCGCGTCGACGTCGTCGGACCCGCGCAGCCGCGCCCACCCGAACGCCTCGAACGCGACCGCGTCCCGACCGAGGCCCGCGAGCGCGTAGCGCCGCTCCATGTCGGCGAGGGTCGCCTCGATCTGCTCCGCGGGGATGTCGGGGAAGTCCGACAGGTGCCCGACCATCCACTTGAACGACCAGAACAGCCCGTGGGTGTCCTCGGCGTCGAAGTGCTCGGGGTGCTCGTCGTACCAGCGCACGGCCTTGGTGAACGGCAGGTACGCGCGCTCGACCTCGCCGCCCCACACGAACGACTCGACGAGCACGTTGAGCGCGTACGCGCGCGACGCGTCGGGCCCCTCGGCCTCGACGAGCCGCACCTGCTGCTCCGCGGCCTGCGTGCGGGCGATGCCGTAGGGCATCTTGCGGACGCGGGAGATCTCCCGGTTCGCCTCCTCGACCGACCGTGTCACGCGTCCTCCTGGGTCTCGTCGGGCAGTGCGGCGCCCGGCCGCGTCAGCCCTGCCTCGAGCAGCACGCTCATGGCGTCGTTCATGAGCTCGGCCTCGCGTGCCCGCAGGGGTTCTCCGGCAAGGAGCACGGCCGTGACGTACAGAGACCGCACGCCCGCGGCGAGCACGGGGTCGGCCGGGTCGGCGGCGAGCAGCCGCCGCACGGTGGGGTTGGCGTCGTTCACGACGAGGCGGCGGGCGGGCTCGTCGTCGCCGGTCACGAAGCCGGCGAGGACGCCGCCCCACAGGTCGTCGGCGGCGGCGACGGTGCGCCGAGCGTCCTGCTGGTGCTCGCCGTCGCGGTCCTGCAGCAGCACGGCGGGCACCTCGGCGGGCTCGAAGCGGCGCACGACGAGCGCGCAGTCCAGCGGCCGCACCACGGCGGCGGCGGCCTGCACCTGGTCGAGGACCTCGAGCTCGCGGTGCGGCTCGACGGGCGCGAGGACCTGTGCGACGTCCTGCGCGCGCAGCTCGCGGACCTGCCAGCCGGGCCGTCGCGCGAGCCGGGCGAGCAGCTCGTCGTCGTACACGTAGCCCGCGTTGACGACCGTCATGCCCTGCGCGCGCGCCACGGGCGCGACGCGACGGAAGTCCTCGACGCGCGTGGTGTGCAGGACCTCGCCGACGTCCTCGCGGACCTGCGCGAGCGTCGTGGCGCCGTCGGTCGTCTCGAACGGCAGGACGTGCGCGACGAGGTCGAGCACCTCGTCGTCGGTGACCGCGAGCGAGCGCAGCGCGAGGTGGTGGGTGGAGACGATGCGGCGGACCGTCTCGAACGGCATGTCCGCCGCGGCGGACGTGAGCTCCGACGAGCCTGCGCCCGACGAGCCCGCGCCGGCCGACCCCGCGCCCGACGAGGCCGTCAGCGCCGCGACGGTCCACGCGCGCACCTGCGCGGCGAGGACCTCCTGCGTCGCGAGCAGCAGCTCGTCGGAGTAGAGCTGCTCGCGCGACGCGGTGGGGCGCAGCACGCTCGTGTCGACGACGCACCGGACGAAGAACGCCCACTCGGGCAGCAGGTCGTCGACGTGCGTGCCCAGGAGCATGCGCTTGAGGTAGACCCGGTGCCGGCTGCCCGCGCCGGGCGGGACGGCGGTGGGCAGCACGAACGCGACGCCCGTGAGCCCCGCGAGCGGCACCGACAGGTCGATGTGCGCGAGCGGCGTGAAGCCGAGGGTCCGCTCGCAGTACGCGGCGAGCGCGGCGGTGCGCGCGGCCTCGTCGGGGTAGGTCGCGAGCCACGGCAGCGACGGCTCGGAGACCCGGCGCCACGCGGTCGCGGGCGACGAGCCCGACGACCCGCCCGCGACGTCCTGCAGGGGGACCTCGACCGCGACGTCGACGGGCAGCAGGCCGCCGAACTCCTGCGCGAGCGCGACGACGGTGTCGGCCGAGAGCCAGTGCTCGGCGTCGCGGCGTGCGCGCAGCCGGACCGTCGAGCCGACGGGGACGTCCGCGTCGACGGGCAGCACCGACAGGTCGTACCGGCCGTCGGCGTAGCCCACCCAGCGCACGGGCGGGGCACCGGCCTCGACCGCGGAGCGCGACACGAGCTCGATCTCGTCGGCCACCATGAACGCGGACAGCAGGCCGATGCCGAACTGCCCGAGGAACTCCTCGCGGCCCAGCCCCAGGTCCAGGTCGCGCTTCGACGAGCGCCCGACGGTCGCCAGGAGCTCGGTCGCCTGCGCGGGCGTGAGCCCGATGCCGGTGTCCGTGACCTCGAGCGTGCCGTCCGGCCCGGGTCGCAGCCGCACCCGGGCCGGGGCGTCCGCGTCGTGCAGGCGGCGGGCCGTGATCGCGTCGACGCCGTTCTGCAGGAGCTCGCGCACGTAGACGCGCGGGCCGGAGTACAGGTGCCGGGCGAGCAGGTCGACCACGCCGCGCAGGTCGACCTGGAAGGCCCGACCCGCGGCGGTGAGGTCCTCGCTCACGCGCCGCCCTGGTCCTGCTGGGCCTCCTGCTCGGCCTTGGCCGCCGCGGCCTGCTCCGGGTACTTCTCGTCGAGGTGCTCGAACAGCTGCAGGCTCGTCGAGATCGCGCACGCGAGGTGCAGGTCGACCTGGGCGTCGCTCACGCCGTGCTCGTAGTCGACCGTGTGCTCCGCGTAGACGCCGAGCACCTCGTCCTCGACCCGCACGTAGCCCTTGGGCCACAGCCGGTCCGCGTTCCACGCGTTGACGACGCGCGTGACGTCGTCGAGGTGCTCGGTGCCGAGCACGCGGTTCCAGCGGCCGCGCACCTGCAGGTACTCGCCGGCCTGGCCGAGGACGAAGAAGTAGAACAGGTGCCCGTCCCAGATGCCCCCGACGTCACCGTCGTCGTCGATGCCGTAGTTCAGGCCGCGCGCGTCGAGGCTCGCGGTGATCCGGTCACGGCTCAGCGGCGCGAGGCCTTCCTGCGGTCCCGTCGCGTCCTTGGTGAAGAAGCCCATGATCTCCCCGCTCGCCGGGCCGCCCGCGCCGGGTGCGCGGGTCCGGAGCCCGGGGACGAGCCTAGACAACCCGGGCGGCCTGCCCGTGCGGTTCGACGGTTCTCACATCGATGCGGTCCGCGAGGCGCGCGGACGTGGGCCGTACGGCCCGATTTCCACGATTCGAGTCGTTGAAAATCGGGGTCATGGACGAGCAGCAGCAGCCGGGTCGGGTGGTCGTCGTCGGCGCGGGCATGGTGGCGCACCGGCTCGCGGCGCAGATGGTCGCGCGCGGCGGCGACTGGCACCTGACGGTCGTCGGCGACGAGCCGTACGCCCCGTACGACCGCGTGCACCTGTCCGACGCGATCACCGGCGCGAGCGCGCAGGACCTCACGCTCGACCCGGCCGTGTGGGACGACGACCGCGTCGAGCTGCTCACGGGCGAGTACGTGACCGCGCTCGACCGCGACGCCCGCACGGTGCACACCCGCTCGGGCCGCGCGATCGGCTACGACGACCTGGTCCTCGCGACCGGCTCGTGGGCGTGGGTGCCGCGCACCGAGGGCGCGGACCTGCCCGGGGTGCTGACGTACCGCACGCTCGACGACATCGCGGCGGTCAAGGACAGGGTCGCGGAGCGCGCCGCGACCCTGGGCCGCCCGGTGCGCGGGGCGGTCGTCGGCGGCGGCGTGCTCGGCCTGGAGGCCGCCGCGGCGCTGCTGCACCTGGGGGCGGGCGCGACGGTCGTGGAGTTCGCGGACCGGCTCATGGCGGTCCAGCTCGACGCGGGCGGCGGCGAGGCGCTGCGCGTCCTGGTCCAGGGCCTGGGCATCGACGTGCGCACGACGACCGCCGCGTCGCGGGTCGTCGCGGGCGACGACGGCAGCGTGGCCGCGCTCGAGCTGTCGGACGGCGAGGTGCTCGACGCGGACGTCGTGGTGTTCTCCACGGGCATCCGGCCGCGGGACCGGCTCGCGCGCGAGTCGGGGCTCGGCATCGGCGAGCGCGGCGGGGTGCTCGTCGGTCCGACGTGCCGCTCGTCGGACCCGCGCGTCTGGGCGATCGGCGAGTGCGCGTCGTTCGAGGGCGAGTGCGCGGGCCTCGTCGCGCCCGGCAACGCGATGGCGGACGTCGTCGTCGACCAGCTGTTCGGGGGCCGCAGCGTGCACTCGCGCGCGGCGGACGGCACGCGGCTGAAAGGCGTGGGGGTCGAGGCCGCGAGCTTCGGCGACGTGCTCGCGCTGACGCCGGGCGCGCTGGAGGTCACGTTCGCGGACCCGGTCGCCCGCACGTACCGCAAGCTCGTCGTGTCCGACGACGCGAGCACGCTGCTGGGCGGCGTGCTCGTGGGCGACGTCGCGCTGTACTCGTCGCTGCGCCCGATGCTGGGCCGTCCGCTCGGCGCCGACCCGTCCGCGTTCCTCGCGCCCGAGGGCGGGGCGGGCGCACCGGAGGTCGAGCTGCCCGACGAGGTCGTGGTCTGCTCGTGCGCGAACGTCACCGCGGGCACGATCCGTGGTGCGGTCAGCGAGCACGGCTGCCGGTCGGTGGGCGAGGTCAAGACGTGCACCAAGGCGGGCACGGTGTGCGGCTCGTGCGTGCCGCTGCTCACGACGATCGTCAACGTGTCGCTCGAGCGTGCGGGCGTCGCGGTGTCGAACGCGATGTGCGAGCACTTCACGATGTCGCGCGCCGAGCTGTTCGCGCTCGTGCGGTCGGGCACGGAGCGGACGTTCAGCGCGATCGTCGCGGCGCACGGCACGGGCCGGGGCTGCGCGATCTGCCGGCCCGTGGTCGCGTCGATCCTGTCGTCGCTCGGCGTGGGGCACGTGCTGCAGCCCGACCAGGCGCCGCTGCAGGACACCAACGACCACCTGCTCGCCAACCTGCAGAAGGACGGCACGTACTCCGTGGTGCCACGCATGCCGGGCGGCGAGGTCACGCCCGACAAGCTGCTCGCGTTCGCGCAGATCGCGGCGGACTTCGGGCTGTTCACGCGCGTCACGGGTGCGCAGCGGCTCGGCATGTTCGGCGCGCGCCAGGACCAGCTCCCCGAGATCTGGCGGCGCCTCGTGGCGGCGGGCTTCGAGTCCGGGCAGGCGTACGGCAAGTCGCTGCGCGCGGTGAAGACGTGCGTGGGCTCGACGTGGTGCCGGTTCGGCGTGCAGGACTCGTCGTCCATGGCGGTGCGCCTCGAGCTGCGGTACCGGGGTCTGCGCTCGCCGCACAAGTTCAAGGTCGGGGTGTCGGGGTGCGCGCGCGAGTGCGCCGAGGCACGCGGCAAGGACGTCGGGGTCATCGCGACCGCGAAGGGCTGGAACGTGTACGTCGGCGGCAACGGCGGGTTCACGCCGCGGCACGCGGAGCTGCTCGCGGAGGA
The sequence above is a segment of the Cellulomonas palmilytica genome. Coding sequences within it:
- a CDS encoding YdeI/OmpD-associated family protein → MADDLPVLLVPDASAWRAWLVEHHAQPTGVWLVTHKKGGTVTELTYDQAVDEALCFGWIDGQRRSRDEHSSLQRMTPRRPRSAWSAVNVDRVARLEREGRMHEAGRAQVAAAQADGRWDAAYRGPATIEVPDDLAAALDAVPTARAWFDALTSQNRFAVLYRVTGAKRPETRARRIATFVADLAEGRTVYPQKRRPDGL
- a CDS encoding PKD domain-containing protein, translating into MLFGEYGVDVVVTPESYTWDFGDGETVVTADPGRPYPAFVVTHTYLDLGRRTISLTTAWSGRYRLDMDPSGRWRDVEGTTHTVDQGEEFEVIELRGHLTGE
- a CDS encoding DUF6318 family protein codes for the protein MGALATALIVATLGLTACSGEQPDPGPTITTVAAPSPSPTPTPSARPTPSPSPEAAEFDASVPPKSPKGLSGPPSSDAALEVAQYFMSLFPYAQATGDLEAWNSLSGEFCDYCANAGDMVEDLSEGQHSVGGRIEFTETRATEIRAGEYGVLLRFTEHPSATLDASGAVVEDFPKTSRVVADMHVVWRDGRWSIEAAAVDLRGQT
- a CDS encoding HSP90 family protein, yielding MSEDLTAAGRAFQVDLRGVVDLLARHLYSGPRVYVRELLQNGVDAITARRLHDADAPARVRLRPGPDGTLEVTDTGIGLTPAQATELLATVGRSSKRDLDLGLGREEFLGQFGIGLLSAFMVADEIELVSRSAVEAGAPPVRWVGYADGRYDLSVLPVDADVPVGSTVRLRARRDAEHWLSADTVVALAQEFGGLLPVDVAVEVPLQDVAGGSSGSSPATAWRRVSEPSLPWLATYPDEAARTAALAAYCERTLGFTPLAHIDLSVPLAGLTGVAFVLPTAVPPGAGSRHRVYLKRMLLGTHVDDLLPEWAFFVRCVVDTSVLRPTASREQLYSDELLLATQEVLAAQVRAWTVAALTASSGAGSAGAGSSGAGSSELTSAAADMPFETVRRIVSTHHLALRSLAVTDDEVLDLVAHVLPFETTDGATTLAQVREDVGEVLHTTRVEDFRRVAPVARAQGMTVVNAGYVYDDELLARLARRPGWQVRELRAQDVAQVLAPVEPHRELEVLDQVQAAAAVVRPLDCALVVRRFEPAEVPAVLLQDRDGEHQQDARRTVAAADDLWGGVLAGFVTGDDEPARRLVVNDANPTVRRLLAADPADPVLAAGVRSLYVTAVLLAGEPLRAREAELMNDAMSVLLEAGLTRPGAALPDETQEDA
- a CDS encoding type III secretion system chaperone family protein, whose product is MGFFTKDATGPQEGLAPLSRDRITASLDARGLNYGIDDDGDVGGIWDGHLFYFFVLGQAGEYLQVRGRWNRVLGTEHLDDVTRVVNAWNADRLWPKGYVRVEDEVLGVYAEHTVDYEHGVSDAQVDLHLACAISTSLQLFEHLDEKYPEQAAAAKAEQEAQQDQGGA
- the nirB gene encoding nitrite reductase large subunit NirB; the encoded protein is MDEQQQPGRVVVVGAGMVAHRLAAQMVARGGDWHLTVVGDEPYAPYDRVHLSDAITGASAQDLTLDPAVWDDDRVELLTGEYVTALDRDARTVHTRSGRAIGYDDLVLATGSWAWVPRTEGADLPGVLTYRTLDDIAAVKDRVAERAATLGRPVRGAVVGGGVLGLEAAAALLHLGAGATVVEFADRLMAVQLDAGGGEALRVLVQGLGIDVRTTTAASRVVAGDDGSVAALELSDGEVLDADVVVFSTGIRPRDRLARESGLGIGERGGVLVGPTCRSSDPRVWAIGECASFEGECAGLVAPGNAMADVVVDQLFGGRSVHSRAADGTRLKGVGVEAASFGDVLALTPGALEVTFADPVARTYRKLVVSDDASTLLGGVLVGDVALYSSLRPMLGRPLGADPSAFLAPEGGAGAPEVELPDEVVVCSCANVTAGTIRGAVSEHGCRSVGEVKTCTKAGTVCGSCVPLLTTIVNVSLERAGVAVSNAMCEHFTMSRAELFALVRSGTERTFSAIVAAHGTGRGCAICRPVVASILSSLGVGHVLQPDQAPLQDTNDHLLANLQKDGTYSVVPRMPGGEVTPDKLLAFAQIAADFGLFTRVTGAQRLGMFGARQDQLPEIWRRLVAAGFESGQAYGKSLRAVKTCVGSTWCRFGVQDSSSMAVRLELRYRGLRSPHKFKVGVSGCARECAEARGKDVGVIATAKGWNVYVGGNGGFTPRHAELLAEDLDDDLLVRVVDRFLALYIRSADRLQRTAPWVAAYPGGMEALRAVVVDDRDGIAAELEAEIERHVAGYVDEWRATLDDPAKLAQFTPYLNAPRSTDPDLAYVPRRGQRVPLAVDVVDAPRDGRTTTNVRERVCALADLTPERGAGVLLDGSVPVAVFRLADDRVLAVQQRDPFSGANVLSRGIVGDRAGRPTLTSPMHKQVWDLETGECLDPVGKDPVDLRVYRVEVEAGDVLLSS